In Bosea vestrisii, a single genomic region encodes these proteins:
- a CDS encoding N-acetylmuramoyl-L-alanine amidase codes for MPIKEHWIVGIPKQPLDHVGGQQANPKLVVIHYSVTDTVAAAVAALNSQKLSYHILIAKDGKAYQTRPFTKTAAHPGRSNWKRPQNVRDAGSEQIGSIGVCLMNMGYAHGDRPHANARLIYNPNDQGMKSWEIYPKAQIEACNSIVADIIGAYAITEVVGHHDVAIMGKFDPGPLFDFAPLNALIASAPSLGLKTTVDAPGGTIPLREDRRGNGKIIAKLPHGTRVHIRSVVYGPPLLSLDGVANTPANKKKRWLTAWASVGLDETNRHAGYVHMKGLAANPLHPDLKQKLKQTSGD; via the coding sequence ATGCCCATCAAGGAACACTGGATCGTCGGCATCCCGAAACAGCCGCTCGACCACGTCGGAGGCCAGCAGGCCAATCCAAAGCTCGTCGTCATCCACTATTCCGTGACCGATACAGTGGCGGCGGCGGTGGCTGCCCTCAACAGCCAGAAGCTAAGCTACCACATCCTGATCGCTAAGGACGGCAAGGCCTATCAAACGCGGCCCTTCACCAAAACGGCGGCCCATCCGGGGCGGAGTAACTGGAAGCGTCCTCAGAACGTACGCGATGCCGGCAGCGAGCAAATCGGCTCGATCGGCGTCTGCCTCATGAACATGGGGTATGCCCATGGCGATCGGCCGCACGCGAACGCCAGGCTGATCTACAATCCCAACGACCAGGGCATGAAAAGCTGGGAGATCTATCCCAAGGCGCAGATCGAGGCCTGCAACAGCATTGTGGCCGACATCATCGGCGCCTATGCCATCACCGAGGTAGTCGGGCATCATGACGTCGCGATCATGGGCAAGTTCGATCCAGGCCCGCTCTTCGATTTCGCGCCGCTCAACGCGCTCATCGCATCAGCGCCAAGCCTTGGCCTGAAGACCACCGTCGATGCGCCGGGCGGCACGATTCCCCTGCGCGAAGACCGCCGGGGGAATGGCAAGATTATCGCCAAACTGCCGCATGGGACGAGGGTGCATATCCGCTCGGTCGTATATGGGCCGCCCTTGCTCAGCCTGGACGGTGTCGCCAATACCCCCGCGAACAAGAAGAAGCGCTGGCTGACCGCTTGGGCCTCGGTCGGCCTGGACGAGACCAACCGCCATGCCGGCTATGTCCACATGAAAGGGCTCGCGGCCAACCCGCTGCATCCGGACCTGAAGCAAAAGCTGAAGCAGACATCCGGCGACTGA